The sequence CCAAGGGCCTTCTCTATTTGATTGAGTTAAAGGATGCCCGTCAAAAGTGGCGGAATCATGCACTTGATCAGTTGGAATCTACGATCAATTTAATCCATGAAAATCATCCGGATATTCTTCAGACCTATGAGATTAAAAAAGCATATGTCTGCAATAAAAAGAAACGTAATGGCCCAGAAACAAGTCAAGAAATACAAAAAAAAATTGCAAAGTAAAAATTCAAAATCAATATACAGGCATCTGTCCTGGTAGTCTGATAGGATAAAGAATCGCGGGAACAGAAGAGATAATCCTTCAGGATGATACTTCCAATAACAGCGAGTAACCGGCTACGGCGACAAGCGCCTCCGCCCAAATTGCTGCCTTCGGTCGTAACTTCGGGTACTCGCGAAACGTTATGTCTAATTTTGGACTTTTATAATTTATACGGCAGCTGATATTCTAGAAAGAATATACTTATTTATTGAAATTCCTTCTTCAGCTGATTTTATAGCTAAATTCTTATGTAGTTCTGGAGGAACTCTTAATGTAAGGTTCCCTTTATACTTTTTCAAACCAAATGGCTCTGGGATATCTTCTCCATCCTCTCCCATCCACTCGATAGTTTCTGTAACAACAACTTCCATCTCATTTAGTGCCTTAACTGATGTTGCCCCATGAGCCATCAGAGATGGAAACTCCAGACATTTTGCTATATGAGTATTATCCTCTTCAGACCATTCAACTCTGTAAGTGTATTTATCAATCAATTCTCTATTTTCCATTTGTAGCCTCTAATCTTTCAATGGCTTTCAAAACCATTTTAACTTGATATGGTTTAGCATCTTTGCCATCTTTTTGGATGTTGATTCTCGGATCACCCTCCCATGGTGTCTTGAAAATATGATGACTACCCCGAATCCTTGGTTTTCCAAAAAGGTCTGTACAAATCTTGAGCAAATCACTGAATCTTACATTCTTTGGATTTGCAAGTTCTCTATATTTCATACAAAATGATAGCGTATACGGTATCATTTGTCAAACTCACAAAGCTATTTATAGAAGATAAATCGATCTCATTGAAGGTCTAAGTTCTTCTGCTAATGTCATATATTTCCTGAGCAGATGAAAAAGAGATTCTGTTCTATGAGGCTGTTGATATAGTCGATACCAGGATCTACGTTGTCATTAGCCTTTTTGATGGTTTCTTCTGAGAGGCATAGCTGTACAGGGTCTTGGTACTCAGCCGGGTAAAG is a genomic window of Oceanispirochaeta sp. M1 containing:
- a CDS encoding type II toxin-antitoxin system HicA family toxin: MKYRELANPKNVRFSDLLKICTDLFGKPRIRGSHHIFKTPWEGDPRINIQKDGKDAKPYQVKMVLKAIERLEATNGK
- a CDS encoding type II toxin-antitoxin system HicB family antitoxin, whose product is MENRELIDKYTYRVEWSEEDNTHIAKCLEFPSLMAHGATSVKALNEMEVVVTETIEWMGEDGEDIPEPFGLKKYKGNLTLRVPPELHKNLAIKSAEEGISINKYILSRISAAV